The Nitrospirales bacterium genome includes a window with the following:
- a CDS encoding polymer-forming cytoskeletal protein codes for MVLPGSCETVPPFCHDWSENGQDSSKTAEKVTEILVPVIPRRRIDRVTSRVTDPSGLERIIMPQIAILHGKPSRLKGPMFPIRRIAKLVKHPKAAPSAAPAPTAWQEENPAAFIGPGGECKGVIVGDGKMRIDGRLEGEIHANGEVIVGEEGAVEADIQADSVITQGHITGNVNAKKNIHLKSTAVLKGSVKTPYLSMEEGAVLETDWNIWINGGRIPGNVWNEMFQWGAIKHPHWWPTEVPSLPVTNM; via the coding sequence ATGGTGCTTCCTGGTAGTTGTGAGACAGTACCGCCATTTTGTCATGATTGGTCGGAAAACGGTCAGGATTCTTCAAAAACTGCCGAAAAGGTAACTGAAATTCTGGTGCCTGTCATCCCTCGCCGGCGAATTGACCGCGTGACGTCGCGAGTGACAGACCCGTCTGGCCTTGAAAGGATCATCATGCCGCAGATTGCCATATTGCATGGAAAACCGTCCAGGTTGAAAGGGCCGATGTTTCCGATCCGCCGGATCGCCAAACTCGTGAAGCATCCGAAAGCTGCGCCATCGGCAGCACCTGCGCCCACTGCCTGGCAGGAGGAGAATCCCGCGGCGTTTATCGGTCCCGGTGGCGAATGCAAGGGGGTCATCGTCGGAGACGGCAAGATGCGTATCGATGGCAGACTCGAAGGTGAAATTCATGCCAATGGAGAGGTGATTGTCGGGGAAGAAGGCGCTGTCGAGGCGGACATTCAAGCCGATTCGGTGATCACGCAAGGACACATTACCGGCAATGTGAATGCGAAGAAAAATATCCACCTCAAGTCCACCGCTGTTCTGAAAGGCTCGGTCAAGACGCCGTATCTGTCCATGGAAGAAGGGGCCGTGCTCGAGACCGATTGGAATATCTGGATCAATGGCGGGCGGATTCCGGGGAATGTCTGGAATGAGATGTTTCAATGGGGAGCCATCAAGCATCCACACTGGTGGCCGACGGAAGTCCCGAGCCTTCCCGTCACAAACATGTAA
- a CDS encoding TlpA family protein disulfide reductase: MKNTIMNVPLCFVMKRNPRISALAIALIFAATLGCDSGYSGLSDVSSTDYRLAVKRGWPKIGDASPPFTLIDLEGRQVSLSDHRGKVVLLNFWATWCGPCRVEMPAMEALYRDMRSQGLEILAVSVDAQGSQVTKPFQEAMGLTFPILHDPDYEVGGAYGARTLPISYVIDRDGIIRHRVFGARDWNGSQAKELIRELLAPPAQSPMVNDGFL, translated from the coding sequence ATGAAGAATACGATCATGAATGTGCCGCTTTGCTTCGTCATGAAGAGGAATCCGCGAATATCAGCATTGGCGATTGCCCTAATATTCGCCGCCACGTTGGGGTGCGATTCAGGTTATTCTGGCCTTTCCGACGTCTCGTCTACGGATTATCGGCTTGCTGTAAAGCGGGGATGGCCGAAAATCGGGGACGCCTCTCCTCCCTTTACACTCATCGATTTGGAAGGTCGACAGGTGAGCCTGTCGGATCATCGCGGAAAGGTCGTGCTGCTGAATTTTTGGGCCACATGGTGCGGTCCCTGTCGGGTCGAGATGCCGGCTATGGAAGCCCTCTATCGTGACATGCGGAGTCAGGGGTTGGAGATTTTGGCTGTCTCCGTCGATGCGCAGGGTTCTCAGGTGACCAAGCCTTTTCAAGAAGCCATGGGGTTGACCTTTCCTATCCTGCATGATCCCGACTATGAAGTTGGTGGAGCCTATGGAGCGCGAACGCTTCCGATCAGTTATGTGATTGACCGCGACGGCATTATTCGTCACCGGGTGTTCGGTGCCAGAGACTGGAATGGCTCTCAAGCCAAAGAACTGATCCGGGAACTGCTTGCTCCTCCGGCTCAATCTCCCATGGTGAACGATGGATTCCTTTAA
- a CDS encoding CopD family protein, producing MAARHVTSLPNGDGSEGNPAVRITGNTIKQLASRRDLSCGMPVSPQSSRRNQTEFPFLKSLTAWKSLQYSSTRSATKDPQSESRFSSMPLYLVIWIHLVAAITFIGGLLYVQLVLRPVLSAQSKNTGEAQDILKKTDQRFRTISWVSLIALIITGAFNMLSEGGSARIETAWGVVLMLKLFLFAIAFGLVLIHDLVLDPYAPSHRSSRPDASHPGHMTKALLVQRLILTLALVILLIATYLTTM from the coding sequence ATGGCCGCTCGACATGTCACAAGTCTTCCGAACGGTGACGGTTCGGAAGGCAACCCCGCCGTACGAATCACAGGAAATACGATAAAGCAGCTTGCCAGTCGGCGAGATCTCTCATGCGGCATGCCGGTCTCGCCACAATCCTCTCGACGCAACCAGACCGAATTTCCTTTCCTGAAATCTTTGACTGCCTGGAAAAGTCTCCAGTATAGTTCTACCCGCTCCGCAACCAAGGACCCCCAATCAGAGAGTAGATTTTCCTCGATGCCCTTATACCTTGTCATTTGGATTCATCTCGTCGCGGCCATCACATTCATTGGCGGTCTGCTGTATGTGCAGCTTGTGCTGAGACCCGTGCTCTCCGCTCAAAGTAAAAATACCGGTGAAGCCCAGGATATTCTGAAGAAGACCGATCAGCGATTCCGGACGATTTCATGGGTAAGTCTCATCGCGCTTATCATTACCGGAGCCTTTAATATGTTGAGCGAAGGAGGATCGGCCAGGATCGAAACGGCCTGGGGCGTGGTGTTGATGTTGAAACTCTTTCTCTTCGCCATCGCGTTCGGGTTGGTCCTGATCCATGACCTGGTCCTCGACCCCTATGCACCATCCCACCGGTCGTCCCGTCCCGATGCTTCCCATCCCGGTCACATGACCAAAGCCCTTCTGGTCCAACGCCTCATCCTCACCCTGGCGCTCGTGATTCTCTTGATCGCGACCTATCTCACAACGATGTGA
- a CDS encoding heme lyase CcmF/NrfE family subunit gives MIIEIGHFSVVVAWVLSLLGIGSALAALRSRNPDWVRVGRIAVTAIFLLLFVGMASLVYSFLTRDFSVLYVANNSNSKLPFFYTVAAVWGGHEGSLLLWAFILSAFSTLAVWLHWRTQPTIMPYLIAVESGVMLGFLSLIVFLSSPFARLVPTPADGKDLNPLLQDPAMVMHPPMLYMGYVGFSIPFAFAMAALFSGRLGEEWIKVTQRWTIFAWLCLTTGILLGGYWAYYELGWGGYWGWDPVENASFMPWLVGTAYLHSVLVQEKRKMFKVWNLLLIIITFSLSLIGTFLVRSGVLTSVHTFATDPERGLYILLFITTVIGIAFGALIFQSKKLKSQIEMDSFISRESVFLFNNLFFLVAAATVFLGTLYPLMVETLQGGKVTVGPPYYNAVFMPIALGLLFLMGVGPYIPWRKASTSMLKKNFLVPTIVGVVTTILLWLTGIHSLYALSGGFVVGFSASAIFLDFGKISKLYANREHVNLLQGFFKAFSANQRRYSSLITHIGVLVLVVGIIASTIYQTEKVVSMRVGDTFSIADYDMKLLNIHEVKGTNWTAQEGVFQVTRENEEITKLRPQKRVYTASQSPTTESAIYAINMGHIFLTMPDVSPDGVAVARGVINPLILWVWGGGGIMGLGVLLNIFRPRRREE, from the coding sequence ATGATCATCGAAATCGGCCATTTTTCTGTCGTCGTTGCCTGGGTGCTTTCCTTATTGGGCATCGGGTCCGCCCTTGCGGCCCTGCGGTCGAGAAACCCAGACTGGGTCCGGGTCGGTCGCATAGCGGTCACCGCCATCTTTCTCTTGTTATTCGTCGGCATGGCCTCTCTGGTCTACTCATTCCTCACGAGGGACTTCTCAGTCCTGTACGTCGCCAATAATTCCAATTCCAAACTCCCCTTCTTTTACACCGTGGCCGCCGTCTGGGGAGGGCATGAAGGGTCCTTACTGCTGTGGGCCTTCATATTGTCGGCCTTCAGCACGTTAGCGGTTTGGCTGCATTGGCGCACTCAACCCACGATCATGCCCTACCTGATCGCCGTGGAATCGGGAGTGATGCTGGGCTTTTTGTCTCTGATCGTGTTCTTATCCAGCCCCTTTGCCCGGTTGGTTCCCACGCCCGCAGACGGGAAGGACCTCAATCCTCTGCTTCAAGACCCGGCGATGGTGATGCACCCCCCGATGCTCTACATGGGCTACGTGGGCTTTTCGATTCCCTTCGCCTTCGCGATGGCCGCCTTGTTTTCCGGCCGGCTCGGAGAGGAATGGATAAAAGTCACCCAGCGCTGGACGATTTTTGCCTGGCTGTGCCTCACTACCGGCATCCTGTTAGGAGGGTACTGGGCCTACTACGAATTGGGATGGGGAGGTTATTGGGGATGGGACCCGGTCGAAAACGCGTCATTCATGCCTTGGTTGGTGGGCACGGCTTACCTGCATTCCGTCCTGGTTCAGGAAAAACGGAAGATGTTCAAAGTCTGGAACCTGCTCTTAATCATCATCACGTTTTCCCTGTCGCTCATCGGCACGTTCCTGGTGCGAAGCGGCGTCTTGACCTCCGTCCATACCTTCGCCACCGACCCTGAACGCGGCCTGTACATCCTGTTATTCATCACGACCGTCATCGGGATAGCCTTTGGAGCGCTCATCTTTCAATCGAAAAAACTCAAAAGCCAGATCGAAATGGACTCATTCATCTCGAGGGAATCGGTCTTCCTTTTCAACAACCTGTTTTTCCTCGTGGCCGCCGCAACGGTCTTTTTGGGCACGCTGTATCCCCTCATGGTCGAAACCCTTCAAGGCGGAAAAGTGACCGTGGGGCCGCCGTATTACAATGCGGTCTTTATGCCCATCGCGCTCGGACTGTTGTTTCTCATGGGTGTTGGCCCCTACATTCCCTGGCGAAAAGCTTCGACCAGCATGCTTAAGAAGAATTTCCTGGTTCCGACGATAGTCGGCGTCGTAACAACCATCCTCCTCTGGCTTACAGGCATTCATAGTCTCTATGCTTTGAGTGGTGGCTTTGTGGTGGGCTTTTCCGCTTCGGCGATCTTTCTGGATTTCGGGAAAATTTCAAAACTTTACGCCAACCGGGAACATGTCAATCTGTTGCAGGGATTTTTCAAGGCCTTCTCCGCGAATCAACGCCGGTATTCCAGCCTCATCACGCACATCGGCGTGCTGGTGCTCGTAGTCGGCATCATCGCGTCGACGATCTACCAGACCGAAAAAGTCGTGTCGATGCGAGTGGGCGACACCTTCTCCATCGCTGACTACGACATGAAGCTTTTGAACATTCACGAGGTGAAAGGAACGAACTGGACCGCGCAGGAAGGCGTCTTTCAAGTCACGCGCGAAAATGAAGAAATCACGAAACTTCGCCCGCAAAAACGCGTCTACACGGCGTCCCAGAGCCCGACGACCGAATCGGCCATCTATGCGATCAACATGGGGCACATCTTCCTGACGATGCCCGACGTGTCACCCGATGGCGTCGCCGTGGCCCGAGGTGTGATTAATCCGCTCATCCTGTGGGTGTGGGGGGGCGGTGGGATTATGGGATTGGGAGTCTTGCTGAATATTTTCCGGCCACGAAGACGAGAAGAATGA
- the ccmA gene encoding heme ABC exporter ATP-binding protein CcmA, with protein sequence MAIQAVNLTKSFGNYRIFENLSFEISSGQCFALFGSNGAGKTTLLRILATLVRPTSGEFSIFGKDGIQEKDAVRQTIMFLAHGSHLYDDLDALENLRFALAMRNQQPSSQDMKRALDRVSLGAFAGMKTRNFSAGMKRRLALAKVILAQPQVLFLDEPYNALDEAGVQTTNTIILEVMTRNGLVVMTTHDQEKAHKVSTRSGLLRQGSLTLS encoded by the coding sequence ATGGCCATACAGGCAGTCAACCTCACGAAATCGTTCGGCAATTATCGAATTTTTGAGAATCTCTCCTTTGAGATTTCAAGCGGACAATGCTTTGCGCTGTTCGGGTCAAACGGGGCGGGTAAGACCACGCTATTACGTATCCTCGCCACCCTCGTGCGGCCCACAAGCGGTGAATTTTCGATCTTTGGGAAGGATGGGATTCAAGAGAAAGATGCTGTCCGGCAAACCATCATGTTCCTGGCCCATGGCTCACACCTGTACGATGACCTGGACGCGCTCGAAAATCTCCGGTTTGCGCTGGCCATGCGCAATCAACAGCCTTCAAGTCAAGACATGAAACGAGCATTGGATCGCGTCAGCCTCGGAGCGTTCGCGGGCATGAAAACACGGAATTTTTCCGCCGGCATGAAGCGTCGTCTCGCATTAGCCAAGGTCATCCTCGCGCAACCTCAAGTGCTATTCCTGGATGAACCCTATAACGCCCTTGATGAAGCTGGCGTACAGACGACGAACACCATTATTCTCGAAGTGATGACACGTAACGGTCTCGTCGTCATGACCACTCACGATCAGGAAAAAGCGCACAAAGTCTCGACCCGTAGCGGACTGCTGCGGCAAGGGTCCCTCACATTGTCGTGA
- the ccsA gene encoding cytochrome c biogenesis protein CcsA: protein MMNRFIRRIQRFKGWFGAISAMCIFYGLYLGLLDSPPDYYQGEVVRIMYVHVPLAHTALLAYMTLFIGSLWYLWKRDPLVDNMCQAAAGITVAFTTLALITGAIWAKPTWNTWWTWDPKLVSFAVLLLIVSGYLMLRTFVEDPDKVGRYAAVLAIVGGIDLPIIYFSAEWWRTLHQPLSISMRGVSMTGDILLPLSIMSLGFNLLFIYMLMIRTQMLYLTNLLEAKKGRLLSQIHLSQSTS, encoded by the coding sequence ATGATGAATCGCTTTATTAGACGTATTCAACGGTTCAAGGGGTGGTTTGGTGCGATTTCGGCCATGTGCATCTTTTACGGGTTGTACCTGGGACTGCTCGACTCTCCGCCGGATTATTACCAGGGAGAGGTCGTTCGCATCATGTATGTCCATGTTCCTCTGGCGCATACGGCCCTATTGGCCTATATGACTCTGTTCATCGGAAGCTTATGGTATTTATGGAAGCGAGACCCACTCGTGGACAATATGTGTCAGGCCGCCGCGGGCATTACCGTCGCCTTTACGACATTGGCCCTCATTACGGGAGCCATCTGGGCAAAACCCACCTGGAATACATGGTGGACATGGGACCCGAAATTGGTGTCATTCGCGGTGCTTCTCTTGATTGTCTCCGGGTACCTGATGCTCCGCACGTTCGTCGAAGACCCGGATAAAGTTGGACGCTACGCCGCGGTGCTCGCGATCGTCGGAGGCATCGACCTGCCGATTATCTATTTTTCCGCCGAATGGTGGCGGACGCTCCATCAACCACTGTCCATCTCCATGCGAGGCGTGAGCATGACCGGAGATATTCTGCTGCCCCTGTCGATCATGAGCCTGGGTTTCAACCTGTTATTTATCTACATGCTCATGATTCGAACGCAAATGTTATACTTAACCAACTTGCTCGAAGCGAAAAAAGGACGGCTGCTGAGCCAAATTCACTTGTCTCAATCCACCTCATGA
- a CDS encoding heme exporter protein CcmB, whose translation MTFFSIIQWVVWKDLISELRSRETLSSMLFFALIVILVFSFSFSMDQDAAQQLIAGIIWVSFAFTGIIGLGKSFTAELQNDAIEYLQMSPAPKGAIYLGKMLGNLLFMLVVEVMLFPLFVLFFNLDIVEEIGILLLIFFLATVGLSAVGTLFSALTVQVRAREVMLPVLLLPLAVPVMIAAVEATRGALNAQPFAIYSQWIELLTVFDIIFTVASFWLFELILDS comes from the coding sequence ATGACCTTTTTCAGTATCATTCAGTGGGTCGTATGGAAAGACCTCATCAGCGAACTGCGAAGCCGGGAAACGCTCTCGTCGATGTTGTTTTTCGCTCTTATCGTCATCTTGGTCTTCAGTTTCAGTTTTTCGATGGACCAGGATGCGGCCCAGCAGCTGATCGCCGGCATCATTTGGGTCTCATTCGCCTTTACCGGCATTATCGGACTCGGAAAATCCTTTACGGCGGAATTACAGAACGACGCGATCGAATACCTGCAGATGAGTCCCGCTCCCAAGGGAGCCATCTATTTAGGAAAGATGCTAGGGAATCTACTGTTCATGCTCGTTGTGGAAGTCATGTTGTTTCCACTCTTCGTTCTCTTCTTCAATCTTGATATTGTTGAAGAAATCGGGATTCTTCTGTTAATATTTTTTTTAGCCACCGTGGGACTTTCCGCTGTGGGGACGCTGTTTTCAGCGCTTACGGTTCAGGTTCGTGCCAGAGAGGTCATGCTCCCAGTCTTGCTCCTTCCACTGGCCGTCCCAGTGATGATTGCAGCAGTGGAGGCTACTCGAGGCGCTCTCAATGCACAGCCATTCGCCATCTATTCACAATGGATTGAGCTTCTGACGGTTTTTGATATCATCTTCACCGTGGCGTCCTTTTGGCTATTTGAGTTGATCTTGGACTCATAG
- a CDS encoding type II toxin-antitoxin system HicB family antitoxin: MSALNLRLPESIHRHIKEVAQKEGVSINQFISTAVAEKISAIMTEDYLQNRAAKAKKGTLRKILRKVPARPPLTGDEP; this comes from the coding sequence ATGAGCGCGCTGAATTTACGACTGCCTGAATCGATCCATCGACATATTAAGGAAGTTGCCCAAAAAGAAGGAGTGTCCATCAACCAGTTTATTTCTACTGCTGTCGCAGAAAAGATTTCGGCGATCATGACCGAGGACTATTTACAAAATCGGGCCGCCAAAGCCAAAAAAGGCACCTTACGTAAGATCTTGCGAAAAGTGCCGGCTCGGCCGCCCCTGACAGGAGATGAACCCTGA
- the ccmE gene encoding cytochrome c maturation protein CcmE, giving the protein MWSTGRKTSLIISVLLVAGALGYLALGNFGENLVYFVTPSEVRAFTAEQAQQKIRVAGMVVKESIKTQSDPVGLTFELTDGEATIPVVFQGIPPDLFKEGQGAVAEGHWRADHVFHSNMIMAKHSEDYMPIEMKRAGVELPKKDFMKTLSP; this is encoded by the coding sequence ATGTGGAGCACAGGCAGAAAAACCAGTCTGATCATCAGCGTTCTCCTCGTCGCGGGAGCGCTGGGTTATTTGGCGTTGGGGAACTTTGGCGAGAATTTAGTCTATTTCGTCACACCCTCAGAAGTACGCGCGTTTACGGCTGAGCAGGCTCAACAAAAAATTCGAGTCGCCGGGATGGTCGTCAAGGAAAGCATTAAGACGCAATCCGACCCTGTAGGCCTTACGTTTGAATTGACCGATGGCGAAGCGACGATTCCTGTAGTCTTTCAGGGGATTCCGCCGGACCTGTTCAAGGAAGGCCAGGGGGCCGTGGCCGAGGGGCATTGGCGGGCGGATCACGTCTTTCATTCCAATATGATCATGGCGAAACATTCTGAAGATTACATGCCAATCGAGATGAAACGGGCTGGCGTGGAATTACCAAAGAAAGATTTCATGAAGACCCTCTCTCCTTAG
- a CDS encoding cytochrome c biogenesis protein CcdA — translation MDSFNQVSLLAAFSAGFLSFVSPCVLPLVPSYISYITGLSVEELANAQERERFRKAIMLNSLLFIAGFSSVFIAFGASASFIGQLLYEYQDLIRKVGGVLIAVFGLYLMGVLKLRFLMTERKLLHFEKRPLGYIGSFLVGTAFAAGWTPCVGPVLGGILAYASTTESMRDGIVLLTSYSVGLGLPFFLAAFGVDRFLTHFKKIRHYLGGISIVSGMLMVAIGVMLYTNGVTMLTSFLERHGIGWYLGQ, via the coding sequence ATGGATTCCTTTAATCAAGTCTCCCTCCTGGCCGCCTTTAGCGCGGGATTTCTCTCGTTTGTTTCCCCCTGTGTCCTGCCATTAGTCCCATCCTATATTTCCTACATCACGGGGTTGTCAGTCGAGGAATTAGCCAATGCGCAAGAACGGGAGCGGTTTCGAAAAGCGATTATGTTGAATTCGCTCCTGTTTATCGCCGGGTTCTCCAGCGTGTTTATCGCATTTGGTGCCTCGGCCAGTTTTATCGGGCAATTGTTGTACGAATACCAAGACCTGATCCGAAAAGTCGGGGGCGTGCTGATCGCCGTTTTTGGGCTCTACTTGATGGGAGTGCTCAAACTACGGTTTTTAATGACGGAACGTAAACTACTGCATTTTGAGAAACGTCCGTTAGGGTACATCGGCTCTTTTTTGGTGGGGACAGCGTTTGCCGCCGGGTGGACACCCTGCGTAGGGCCGGTATTGGGTGGTATTCTGGCCTATGCCAGCACGACCGAGTCGATGCGAGACGGTATAGTGCTCCTCACGTCGTACTCGGTGGGATTAGGGCTCCCGTTCTTTCTGGCTGCTTTTGGAGTGGATAGGTTTTTAACTCACTTTAAAAAAATCCGTCATTACCTGGGTGGGATCTCCATCGTCAGCGGCATGCTGATGGTCGCGATCGGCGTCATGTTGTACACCAATGGCGTGACGATGTTGACGAGCTTCCTTGAACGTCACGGGATTGGTTGGTACCTCGGACAATAG
- a CDS encoding cytochrome c maturation protein CcmE, with product MTAFYLRWAGIIGIMIVLAILATGNYQTHLASVSPEMVRTGHVSQEPIRVQGMVKSGSLRGDPESGQAEFELSGDSQTLHVQYQGPPPDNLRELKTLILIGQWNPEDQIFFARETALVTNYGFVASAYIVALIGLVAYVFFMSRKVTYLYQEIKDSKLYEAE from the coding sequence ATGACCGCGTTTTATCTACGATGGGCAGGCATCATTGGGATCATGATCGTATTGGCCATACTTGCAACCGGCAATTATCAGACTCATCTGGCCAGCGTCAGCCCGGAAATGGTGCGTACCGGACATGTGTCACAAGAACCCATCCGCGTCCAAGGCATGGTCAAAAGCGGGAGCTTGCGCGGCGATCCCGAATCCGGTCAGGCGGAATTCGAGCTGTCCGGAGATTCGCAGACCTTACACGTGCAGTACCAGGGACCGCCTCCGGACAACCTGCGCGAGTTAAAAACGCTCATACTCATCGGACAATGGAACCCGGAAGACCAGATTTTTTTCGCGCGAGAGACGGCTCTCGTGACCAATTATGGCTTTGTCGCAAGTGCCTATATCGTCGCCTTGATCGGCCTTGTGGCCTACGTGTTTTTCATGAGCCGAAAAGTCACATATTTATACCAGGAAATTAAAGATTCCAAACTCTATGAAGCCGAGTGA
- a CDS encoding putative toxin-antitoxin system toxin component, PIN family, with product MEEIEVVLDTNVLHAGLYSSRGGSYRILQLVEQGVVKLNLSTTLLFEYEEVLKRHTTMLRLTGDDIEQLLNYLCQVSTHHRISYLWRPCLKDPKDDHILELAVAAKAPLIVTHNVKDFHESTQFGIRAVTPRLFLEELT from the coding sequence ATGGAAGAAATTGAAGTTGTCCTGGATACCAACGTCTTGCATGCTGGATTATATTCCTCACGTGGAGGGTCCTATCGCATCCTTCAATTGGTTGAGCAAGGAGTCGTTAAACTGAACCTTTCGACAACCCTCTTGTTTGAGTACGAAGAGGTCTTAAAACGACATACGACAATGTTGCGATTAACCGGTGACGATATTGAACAACTTTTGAATTATTTATGTCAGGTGAGCACCCACCATCGAATCTCCTATTTGTGGCGCCCCTGTTTAAAGGACCCGAAGGACGATCACATCCTTGAGTTAGCCGTGGCAGCAAAAGCGCCGCTGATTGTGACCCACAATGTCAAGGATTTTCACGAGAGTACACAATTTGGTATCCGGGCCGTGACACCAAGGCTCTTCTTGGAGGAACTGACATGA
- a CDS encoding polymer-forming cytoskeletal protein has translation MAIELDERETVNGQSATTTNGGGGGYRNGSTPAGVKGDVVAFIGPGVEFKGVISYQGSVQIDGKLDGELHTEGTLLVGEQAVITAKISAGSVISRGEIKGDIVAKDKVQLLSTAVMEGSLNTPQLSMENGVVLNGTVEMKSNGAKKMY, from the coding sequence ATGGCCATTGAATTAGATGAACGAGAAACCGTCAACGGTCAATCCGCTACAACCACGAATGGCGGAGGGGGAGGCTATCGAAATGGATCGACGCCTGCCGGGGTCAAAGGCGATGTCGTGGCCTTCATCGGCCCGGGTGTCGAATTCAAGGGGGTGATCAGCTACCAGGGAAGCGTGCAAATCGATGGAAAACTCGATGGAGAGCTGCATACCGAAGGCACCCTGTTAGTCGGAGAGCAGGCCGTGATCACGGCTAAAATCAGCGCAGGTTCCGTGATCAGCCGTGGAGAAATCAAGGGGGATATCGTGGCGAAAGACAAAGTGCAGTTGCTGTCTACGGCCGTGATGGAAGGGTCCCTCAATACGCCGCAATTGTCGATGGAAAATGGCGTGGTGTTGAACGGAACGGTCGAAATGAAATCCAATGGCGCCAAAAAAATGTATTGA
- a CDS encoding cytochrome c-type biogenesis protein CcmH codes for MIHRTFALCLLLLLWLSPPSPALAKVVDESELDIQVREIAKTLRCTVCQTENIWESGAPLAVQMRGVIRERLTQGQTPEEIHAYFLSRYGDYILMQPPKHGMNWLIWVAPFILLVVGGFFLYKEVRHWVKPPSPKPQDQPPPLDVEARKRIERELQS; via the coding sequence ATGATTCATCGCACCTTCGCTCTTTGCCTCCTGCTTCTCCTCTGGCTGTCTCCGCCATCACCGGCGCTGGCCAAGGTGGTAGACGAGAGCGAGCTTGACATCCAAGTGCGGGAGATTGCGAAGACTCTGCGATGTACGGTCTGCCAAACGGAAAACATCTGGGAATCGGGCGCGCCCCTGGCCGTGCAAATGCGCGGCGTCATCCGCGAAAGGCTCACGCAAGGACAGACGCCGGAAGAAATTCACGCCTATTTTCTCAGCCGGTACGGCGACTATATACTGATGCAGCCGCCGAAACATGGCATGAACTGGTTGATTTGGGTTGCGCCGTTTATCCTTCTCGTGGTCGGAGGGTTTTTTCTGTACAAAGAAGTCAGACACTGGGTCAAACCACCGTCCCCGAAGCCACAGGACCAGCCGCCTCCGCTCGATGTCGAAGCTCGGAAACGAATCGAACGCGAACTCCAATCCTGA
- a CDS encoding redoxin domain-containing protein, giving the protein MSRGLQIAIVIGLLGLFALFYQGLWGDPRSIPTVLIGTTAPTFTGPDVESGKPISLDHYKGKVVLLNFWASWCYECKVEHEDILRLHQQFKDHPDFVMLGVNYQDELPNARQYLKQYGTTFQHVRDINGTVAIDYGVYGVPETFVIDQQGIIRHKWVGPIVGQVYTNLTENVITPLLNKTPAST; this is encoded by the coding sequence ATGAGTCGTGGATTACAAATAGCTATCGTCATCGGCCTGCTGGGGCTCTTCGCCCTGTTTTATCAAGGCCTGTGGGGAGACCCGCGAAGTATTCCCACCGTGCTCATCGGCACGACCGCGCCGACCTTCACGGGCCCGGACGTGGAGTCAGGAAAACCCATTTCCCTGGATCACTATAAAGGAAAGGTCGTCCTCCTGAATTTCTGGGCTTCGTGGTGCTACGAATGCAAAGTGGAACATGAGGATATCCTGCGTCTCCATCAACAATTCAAGGATCATCCGGATTTTGTCATGCTTGGGGTCAATTACCAGGATGAACTCCCCAATGCCCGGCAGTACCTGAAACAATATGGCACCACATTTCAGCATGTGCGGGACATCAACGGCACCGTGGCCATCGATTACGGAGTCTACGGCGTTCCTGAAACCTTCGTCATCGATCAGCAGGGCATCATTCGACACAAGTGGGTGGGTCCCATCGTTGGACAGGTCTACACGAACCTCACGGAAAACGTCATCACTCCGCTCTTGAACAAGACGCCGGCATCGACATGA